The following proteins are co-located in the Tardibacter chloracetimidivorans genome:
- a CDS encoding TonB-dependent receptor, translating to MRPSFWIMAFAGVSTASAAAAQPAPIIVTGHGLPSSIGDSAYDLKIITRERLTGSASDRLEDVLRDAAGFHQFRRSDSRSAHPTSQGASLRGLGGNASSRALVLLDGVPVADPFGGWIDWPSLDPRRLGYVRVTRGGGAGPFGSGALAGTIELASAARGELPLLSGGIAYGSRDSLIADAALAGDVGAGYVTISGRFDRGDGFIPVVEESRGSADRPADYRQWSTRARAVVPVGDDTELQASAGAFGDDRERGVASTDNSTRGADASLRLLGRGSWAWEALAYLQSREFSSRFASVSDDRSTANLVLDQHNVPATGYGAKLELRPPVGDSTEIRMGLDYRESVGRTNELYFFVGGLPTRARRAGGRNVTIGGFVEGSHALADRLVLTGGARIDRWQIKNGGIREWTLATGDSLRGESFADRSHWEPTGRAAIAWQPASALTLRAAGYFSYRLPTLNELYRPFRVGADTTVANAALRPERLAGVEAGVEFQPLSTVRLGATLFWNQLDNAIANVTLDDDPEGSLRQRQNLDAIRARGLEIDASFSHGPWSFAASYAYADSRVRASGAALALDGLRPAQTPRHQGSATIGWLGEGGLTASVTGRYVSSQFEDDVNVRRLDDALTFDAALAVPLAAGISVEARAENLADRRVEAGISGAGLIERATPRTLWLAIRYTGS from the coding sequence CAGCATCGGCGACAGCGCTTATGACCTGAAGATCATCACCCGCGAGCGATTGACCGGGTCGGCATCGGACCGGCTGGAGGATGTGCTGCGTGACGCGGCGGGGTTCCACCAGTTCCGTCGATCCGACTCGCGTTCCGCCCATCCCACCAGCCAGGGGGCGTCGCTACGCGGCCTCGGCGGCAATGCATCGTCGCGCGCTCTCGTGCTTCTTGACGGCGTTCCGGTGGCCGATCCCTTCGGCGGGTGGATCGACTGGCCATCGCTCGATCCGCGGCGGCTGGGCTATGTGCGCGTGACAAGAGGCGGCGGCGCCGGGCCGTTCGGGTCCGGTGCGCTTGCGGGCACGATCGAGCTTGCAAGCGCGGCGCGGGGCGAACTGCCTCTGCTATCCGGCGGCATCGCCTATGGCAGCAGGGATTCGCTGATCGCCGACGCGGCGTTGGCCGGCGATGTCGGTGCCGGTTATGTTACCATTTCCGGACGTTTTGACCGGGGCGACGGCTTCATTCCGGTCGTGGAGGAAAGCCGGGGCAGCGCCGACCGGCCTGCCGACTATCGCCAGTGGAGCACCCGTGCGCGGGCCGTCGTTCCGGTCGGGGATGATACCGAACTGCAGGCATCGGCCGGTGCGTTCGGCGACGATCGCGAGCGGGGCGTCGCCTCTACAGACAACAGCACGCGGGGGGCCGATGCCAGCCTGCGCCTCCTCGGGCGGGGAAGCTGGGCGTGGGAAGCGCTGGCCTATCTTCAGTCGCGCGAGTTCAGTTCCCGCTTCGCAAGTGTGAGCGATGATCGTTCGACCGCGAACCTGGTGCTGGATCAGCACAATGTGCCCGCCACCGGCTATGGCGCAAAGCTGGAGCTGCGCCCGCCCGTGGGCGACAGCACCGAAATCCGGATGGGGCTGGACTATCGCGAGTCCGTGGGCCGCACCAACGAACTCTACTTCTTCGTCGGCGGCCTTCCAACGCGGGCGCGCCGGGCGGGCGGCAGAAACGTCACCATCGGCGGCTTTGTCGAAGGCAGCCATGCCCTTGCCGATAGGCTGGTGCTGACCGGCGGCGCTCGGATCGACCGGTGGCAGATCAAAAACGGCGGCATCAGGGAATGGACGCTTGCGACCGGAGATTCCCTGCGCGGCGAAAGCTTTGCCGATCGCAGCCATTGGGAGCCGACGGGCCGCGCGGCCATTGCCTGGCAGCCTGCAAGCGCGTTGACGCTCCGGGCAGCCGGCTATTTCAGCTATCGCTTGCCCACCCTAAACGAGCTTTACCGCCCGTTCAGGGTCGGGGCCGATACGACGGTGGCCAATGCGGCGCTGCGCCCCGAACGGCTGGCCGGTGTCGAGGCGGGGGTCGAGTTTCAGCCGCTGAGCACCGTGCGGCTGGGCGCGACCCTGTTCTGGAACCAGCTCGACAACGCGATCGCCAATGTCACGCTCGACGATGATCCCGAAGGTAGTTTACGGCAGCGGCAGAACCTTGATGCGATCAGGGCGCGAGGGTTGGAGATCGACGCCTCGTTCAGCCATGGCCCGTGGAGCTTTGCTGCGTCCTATGCCTATGCCGATTCACGGGTCCGGGCTTCCGGGGCCGCGCTTGCGCTCGACGGGCTGCGGCCCGCGCAGACGCCGCGCCATCAGGGGAGCGCGACGATCGGCTGGCTGGGGGAGGGCGGCCTGACGGCTTCGGTGACCGGCCGCTATGTCTCCAGTCAGTTCGAGGATGACGTGAACGTGCGCCGCCTGGACGACGCCTTGACCTTTGATGCCGCGTTGGCTGTGCCGCTCGCCGCCGGGATCAGCGTTGAGGCGCGTGCGGAGAATCTTGCCGACCGGCGGGTCGAGGCGGGGATTTCGGGTGCGGGCCTGATCGAACGCGCGACTCCGCGCACCCTCTGGCTGGCGATCCGCTACACCGGCTCCTGA
- a CDS encoding monovalent cation:proton antiporter-2 (CPA2) family protein: MHGNGGLLLDSVIYLGFALVAVLLFRRLGLGATLGYLVAGALIGPHGLGLLGNTENIMALAEIGIVLLLFIIGLELHPSRLMRLRRDIFGLGLAQVVVSGILLAAGIYFVTGFSLGAAIAVGLPLALSSTAQVLPMLQDRGRLNTPFGERAFSILLFQDLSIVPLITIIAALSRAPVDPAAPPGWQLAIHTVLAVAGLVLAGRFVLNPLFRLIGRIGARELFVVAGLFTVLAAAAIMEALHLSAALGAFVAGVMLADSPYRHELEADIEPFRSLLLGLFFVGVGMMLDVDAVVSRPHVVLGLAVLVIAIKTLAIWSVARMFGMRGRSALSLGLLLSQGGEFGFVLFAQASDALLIAPEAASLFGAVVTLSMASTPLLMTLVRRFNREDAPITAALDGPENAGAARAIVIGYGRVGQTVAQMIMAQGASVTVIDSNPEQIERTASFGMKVYYGDGSRVDLLRRAGAEEANLIVYCVNGEWLGASVIEAVRQAFPQAAVLARVFDRRHLLALEGAELNGMVREVWESAILLGRMALEKLGVEGRQIDRIDLEYRRRDEERLALQSVSGDLHSGNEMMFHRSGPLPAATPVDAEDK; encoded by the coding sequence ATGCACGGCAACGGCGGCCTGCTGCTGGACAGCGTCATCTATCTTGGTTTCGCGCTGGTTGCGGTGCTGCTGTTCCGGCGGCTGGGGCTTGGCGCGACGCTTGGCTATCTGGTGGCCGGCGCGCTGATCGGGCCGCACGGGCTCGGACTGCTTGGCAACACCGAAAACATCATGGCGCTGGCCGAAATCGGCATCGTGCTGCTGCTGTTCATCATCGGGCTGGAGCTTCATCCAAGCCGGTTGATGCGGCTTCGCCGGGATATCTTCGGCCTTGGCCTCGCGCAGGTGGTGGTGTCCGGAATCCTGTTGGCGGCGGGGATCTATTTCGTCACCGGGTTCAGCCTCGGCGCGGCGATCGCCGTCGGCCTACCGCTGGCGCTGTCGTCCACCGCGCAGGTGCTGCCGATGCTTCAGGATCGCGGGCGGCTCAACACCCCCTTCGGGGAGCGCGCCTTTTCCATCCTGCTGTTCCAGGATTTGTCGATCGTGCCGCTCATCACGATCATTGCCGCGCTCTCCCGCGCGCCGGTGGATCCTGCCGCGCCGCCCGGCTGGCAGCTTGCGATCCACACCGTGCTTGCGGTCGCGGGGCTGGTGCTGGCCGGGCGCTTCGTCCTGAACCCGCTGTTCCGCCTGATCGGCCGCATCGGCGCGCGCGAGCTGTTTGTCGTCGCCGGGCTGTTCACCGTGCTGGCCGCGGCGGCCATCATGGAAGCGCTGCACCTGTCGGCCGCGCTCGGCGCTTTCGTGGCGGGCGTGATGCTCGCCGATTCGCCTTACCGGCACGAGCTTGAGGCCGACATCGAACCGTTCCGCTCGCTCCTGCTGGGTCTTTTCTTCGTCGGCGTCGGAATGATGCTGGATGTCGATGCCGTCGTTTCGCGGCCTCATGTCGTGCTTGGGCTTGCTGTTCTTGTCATCGCCATCAAGACCCTCGCGATCTGGAGCGTGGCGCGCATGTTCGGCATGCGGGGGCGCTCGGCGCTGTCGCTGGGCCTGCTGTTGAGCCAGGGCGGCGAATTCGGCTTCGTCCTGTTCGCCCAGGCCAGCGACGCCCTGCTGATCGCGCCGGAGGCGGCCAGCCTGTTCGGCGCGGTGGTGACGCTGTCCATGGCCAGCACGCCCTTGCTGATGACGCTGGTCCGCAGGTTCAACCGCGAGGACGCGCCGATCACGGCCGCGCTCGACGGTCCGGAAAATGCCGGAGCCGCGCGCGCGATCGTGATCGGCTATGGCCGGGTCGGCCAGACGGTCGCGCAGATGATCATGGCCCAAGGCGCATCGGTGACCGTCATCGATTCGAACCCCGAACAGATCGAGCGTACCGCCAGCTTCGGCATGAAGGTTTATTATGGCGACGGCAGCCGGGTCGATCTGCTGCGGCGTGCAGGCGCGGAGGAAGCCAACCTCATCGTCTATTGCGTCAACGGCGAGTGGCTGGGGGCATCGGTAATCGAGGCGGTGCGACAGGCTTTCCCGCAGGCGGCGGTGCTTGCGCGCGTCTTCGACCGGCGGCATCTGCTTGCGCTGGAGGGCGCCGAGCTGAATGGAATGGTGAGGGAGGTCTGGGAATCGGCGATCCTGCTGGGGCGCATGGCGCTGGAAAAGCTGGGCGTCGAGGGTCGGCAGATCGACAGGATCGATTTGGAGTACCGCCGCAGGGACGAGGAAAGACTTGCGCTGCAATCCGTTAGCGGCGACCTTCATTCCGGAAATGAAATGATGTTTCATCGTTCGGGGCCGCTTCCCGCGGCGACGCCGGTGGACGCGGAGGACAAATGA
- a CDS encoding shikimate kinase, translated as MSAHKTYTAGFKVDRPIVLIGLMGSGKSSLGRRLAVRLGLPFFDADHEIEAAAGRTISEIFEKFGEAHFRDGERRVIARLIDGEPKVIATGGGAFMNEETRALILDKAIAVWLDADIDTLVERVGRRDHRPLLKNRDPRTVLSELAAVRNPIYAEAPVRVPSRAQPHEASVDAIMEALANAQR; from the coding sequence ATGAGCGCGCACAAGACATATACCGCCGGATTTAAGGTGGATCGCCCGATCGTCCTCATCGGGCTGATGGGGTCGGGCAAATCCTCGCTTGGCCGCCGCCTTGCCGTACGGCTCGGGCTGCCGTTCTTCGATGCCGATCACGAGATTGAGGCGGCGGCGGGCCGCACCATCAGCGAAATCTTCGAGAAGTTCGGCGAGGCGCATTTCCGCGACGGCGAGCGGCGGGTCATCGCCCGGCTGATCGACGGGGAACCGAAGGTGATCGCCACCGGCGGCGGCGCGTTCATGAACGAGGAGACACGCGCCCTCATTCTGGACAAGGCGATAGCGGTGTGGCTCGACGCCGACATCGACACTCTGGTGGAGCGCGTCGGGCGACGAGACCATCGTCCGCTGCTCAAGAACCGCGATCCGCGCACGGTGCTGAGCGAACTCGCCGCCGTCCGCAACCCGATATACGCCGAAGCGCCGGTGCGCGTGCCAAGCCGCGCCCAGCCGCATGAAGCGTCGGTCGATGCGATAATGGAGGCACTGGCCAATGCCCAGCGTTGA
- a CDS encoding tyrosine-type recombinase/integrase, with translation MSATAAPAGEDRVAIARFLEMMAAEAGASRNTLLAYSADLGGASELLGGRLAGADEEAVQKLSAHWSALSRATVSRKASALRRFFAFLADEGDRADDPSRALPRPTRERGLPKILSHKDVDALFEALERKRATAPGPAVDRLSALMELLYGSGLRATELVSLPRHAVRPAQPYLMLTGKGGKERLAPLSARAQAAVERHVAHVPPDSRYLFPSGKKHLSRVRLFQLVRALGAEAGIPPERISPHVLRHAFATHLLEGGADLRAVQAMLGHADIATTEIYTHVQTKALVELVASKHPLVDGKPPRQ, from the coding sequence ATGAGCGCAACGGCCGCCCCGGCTGGAGAAGACCGCGTGGCGATCGCCCGCTTTCTCGAGATGATGGCGGCGGAGGCGGGGGCATCGCGCAATACGCTGCTCGCCTATTCGGCCGATCTGGGGGGCGCTTCCGAACTGCTTGGCGGGCGGCTGGCTGGGGCCGATGAAGAGGCCGTGCAGAAACTGTCCGCCCACTGGTCCGCGCTCAGCCGGGCGACGGTTTCGCGCAAGGCATCGGCGCTGCGCCGGTTCTTTGCGTTTCTTGCCGATGAGGGGGATCGGGCGGACGACCCGTCTCGCGCGCTGCCGCGCCCGACGCGGGAACGCGGGCTGCCGAAGATCCTTTCCCACAAGGATGTCGATGCGTTGTTCGAGGCGCTGGAGCGCAAGCGGGCGACCGCGCCCGGCCCGGCGGTCGACCGGCTCTCGGCCCTCATGGAGCTGCTCTATGGTTCCGGCCTGCGCGCGACGGAGCTTGTCTCGCTTCCGCGCCATGCGGTTCGGCCCGCCCAGCCCTATCTGATGCTGACCGGCAAGGGAGGGAAGGAGCGGCTGGCGCCGCTGTCGGCAAGGGCGCAGGCGGCGGTGGAGCGCCATGTCGCCCATGTGCCGCCGGATTCGCGCTATCTCTTTCCCTCGGGCAAGAAGCATCTGTCGCGTGTGCGGCTGTTCCAGCTTGTCCGTGCGCTTGGCGCGGAAGCAGGCATTCCGCCCGAGCGAATCAGCCCCCATGTGCTGCGCCACGCCTTTGCCACACATCTGCTGGAAGGCGGCGCAGACCTGCGCGCGGTGCAGGCGATGCTGGGCCATGCCGACATCGCGACGACCGAAATCTACACCCATGTGCAGACGAAGGCGCTGGTCGAACTCGTCGCTTCGAAGCATCCACTCGTTGACGGCAAGCCCCCCCGCCAGTAA
- the aroB gene encoding 3-dehydroquinate synthase: MPSVELSLAERSYVIDIEPGLLARAGERLLPYWQGRPLAVVTDENVAAAQLPAFLKSLETAGITGEAIVLPAGEGTKSWTHLSQLVDRLLALGVERKDHVIALGGGVIGDLVGFAASIMKRGCNFIQVPTTLLSQVDSSVGGKTAINTAAGKNLVGAFHQPSLVLIDPRALATLPPRELRAGYAEVVKYGLIDDAPFFEWCEANGPALLAGDEAAQVHAIRHSVEAKARIVAADERETSGVRALLNLGHTFGHALEAETGFSDRLLHGEAVAIGMVLAYRFSEAERLCAAGAADRIATHLRQCGMKAHPKDAGVTASGRRLVEHMMHDKKMEGGKLPFLLARGIGKTFLARDVALDSVAAFLDRTITQG, from the coding sequence ATGCCCAGCGTTGAACTCTCGCTGGCAGAGCGCAGCTATGTCATCGACATCGAGCCCGGCCTGCTGGCAAGGGCGGGCGAAAGGCTTCTGCCCTATTGGCAGGGGCGGCCGCTTGCCGTGGTGACGGACGAGAATGTCGCCGCGGCCCAGCTCCCGGCCTTTCTGAAATCGCTGGAGACGGCTGGAATCACCGGAGAAGCCATTGTCCTGCCGGCGGGCGAAGGCACGAAGAGCTGGACGCACCTCTCCCAACTGGTCGACCGGCTGCTCGCATTGGGGGTGGAGCGCAAGGATCACGTGATCGCGCTTGGCGGGGGCGTGATCGGCGATCTCGTCGGCTTTGCGGCGTCGATCATGAAGCGCGGATGCAACTTCATCCAGGTGCCGACCACGCTCCTGTCGCAGGTGGATTCGTCGGTGGGCGGCAAGACAGCCATCAACACGGCGGCGGGAAAGAATCTGGTCGGCGCCTTCCATCAGCCGTCGCTGGTGCTCATCGATCCGCGCGCGCTTGCTACCCTGCCGCCGCGCGAGCTGAGGGCGGGCTATGCCGAGGTCGTCAAATACGGCCTCATCGACGACGCGCCTTTCTTTGAATGGTGCGAGGCGAACGGCCCCGCGCTGCTCGCGGGCGATGAAGCCGCGCAGGTTCATGCGATCCGCCACAGCGTGGAGGCGAAGGCACGGATCGTGGCGGCGGACGAACGCGAGACAAGCGGCGTCCGGGCGCTCCTGAACCTGGGGCACACCTTCGGCCACGCGCTTGAGGCGGAGACCGGCTTTTCCGACCGGCTGCTGCACGGCGAGGCGGTCGCCATCGGCATGGTGCTCGCCTACCGCTTTTCCGAGGCCGAAAGGCTGTGCGCGGCCGGTGCGGCCGATCGCATCGCCACGCACCTCCGGCAGTGCGGCATGAAAGCGCATCCGAAGGACGCAGGCGTCACGGCAAGCGGCCGAAGGCTGGTGGAACACATGATGCACGACAAGAAGATGGAAGGGGGAAAGCTTCCTTTCCTGCTCGCCCGAGGCATCGGCAAAACCTTCCTTGCCCGCGATGTCGCGCTGGACAGCGTCGCCGCCTTCCTCGACCGGACAATCACGCAGGGCTGA
- a CDS encoding iron-sulfur cluster assembly scaffold protein yields the protein MAEALYNTRILRLAASIPHAARLPNPQASVAKRSPVCGSRVTVDVDLDSAGRISALGQEVRACALGQASAALMGASAIGRSGAEIAAARDALRAYLAGEGETPGDWPGLDVFAPARAHHARHASILLAFEAAAEAAARAAAGGKQG from the coding sequence ATGGCAGAAGCGCTCTACAACACCCGCATCCTCCGGCTGGCGGCGTCCATACCCCACGCCGCCCGGCTGCCCAATCCGCAGGCGAGCGTGGCGAAGCGCTCGCCGGTCTGCGGGAGCCGTGTGACCGTCGACGTCGATCTTGATTCGGCGGGCCGGATCAGCGCGCTGGGGCAGGAGGTGCGCGCCTGCGCCCTGGGGCAGGCGTCCGCCGCGTTGATGGGGGCCAGCGCGATCGGGCGGTCGGGGGCGGAAATCGCCGCCGCGCGCGACGCGCTTCGCGCCTATCTTGCGGGCGAGGGAGAGACGCCGGGGGACTGGCCGGGGCTTGACGTCTTTGCGCCCGCCCGGGCCCATCATGCCCGCCACGCCTCGATCCTGCTCGCGTTTGAGGCGGCCGCCGAAGCCGCCGCGCGCGCCGCTGCCGGGGGGAAGCAAGGCTGA
- a CDS encoding DUF423 domain-containing protein, translated as MTESSRRLCGTGAIWGALGLILCAFAAHGVDHPREALWLRLGGICMLVHAVMVIFIANLVPARSGRVVAALFLIGSAVFAGTLAAMTLGAPRWLGAITPAGGLTMLSGWFLLAWVFFRPEPEAAKTPGSFP; from the coding sequence ATGACCGAGAGTTCACGTCGATTGTGCGGAACCGGGGCGATCTGGGGGGCGCTTGGGCTTATCCTGTGCGCTTTCGCCGCCCATGGCGTCGATCATCCGCGCGAGGCGCTGTGGCTGCGTCTCGGCGGCATCTGCATGCTGGTTCACGCGGTGATGGTGATATTCATCGCGAATCTGGTTCCCGCCCGCAGCGGCCGCGTGGTCGCTGCGCTGTTTCTGATCGGTTCGGCGGTTTTCGCGGGCACGCTTGCAGCGATGACCCTTGGCGCGCCGCGCTGGCTGGGGGCGATCACTCCGGCGGGCGGGCTGACTATGCTTTCCGGCTGGTTCCTGCTTGCCTGGGTGTTTTTCCGGCCGGAGCCGGAAGCCGCCAAGACGCCCGGGTCGTTCCCCTAA
- a CDS encoding YbaN family protein produces MLRVAYLAAGFMSLGLGGLGVLLPLLPTVPFIILAAFCFARSSTALERKLLDNPSFGPAIRLWREKGAISRRGKRAALAAFAFSAVLGLLASPFPWSLIPLAAALIGGTWIWRRPEGEA; encoded by the coding sequence TTGCTGAGAGTCGCTTATCTGGCGGCGGGTTTCATGTCGCTGGGCCTTGGCGGGCTGGGCGTGCTGCTGCCCCTGCTACCGACCGTTCCCTTCATCATCCTCGCCGCCTTCTGCTTTGCGCGAAGCAGCACCGCGCTGGAACGCAAGCTTCTAGACAATCCGAGCTTCGGCCCGGCGATCAGGCTGTGGCGCGAAAAGGGAGCGATTTCCCGACGGGGCAAGCGGGCGGCGCTTGCGGCCTTTGCGTTCAGCGCCGTGCTTGGCCTTTTGGCCTCGCCCTTTCCCTGGTCGCTCATCCCCCTGGCCGCCGCGCTGATCGGCGGCACCTGGATCTGGCGGCGGCCGGAGGGGGAAGCCTGA